In a genomic window of Quercus lobata isolate SW786 chromosome 4, ValleyOak3.0 Primary Assembly, whole genome shotgun sequence:
- the LOC115987553 gene encoding uncharacterized protein LOC115987553, with the protein MADTLLIDLFKQLGSIAVQLAKQEINLLVAVDEEVQKLQGKLGMIKAMLDDAEERHAVKRRTEKLWLEQLLNQYYVMDDILDTWNTARIRAEIEKEEGKPADTNAPAVVKKKLVDERN; encoded by the exons ATGGCTGATACACTACTCATTGATCTCTTCAAGCAATTGGGTTCAATCGCTGTTCAGCTTGCTAAGCAAGAGATCAACTTGCTAGTTGCCGTTGATGAAGAAGTCCAAAAGCTTCAAGGCAAGCTCGGAATGATCAAGGCAATGCTGGACGATGCTGAGGAAAGACATGCAGTGAAGCGGCGAACGGAGAAGCTTTGGTTAGAGCAGCTCCTAAACCAGTACTACGTGATGGATGACATCTTGGACACCTGGAACACTGCAAGGATCAGAGCAGagattgagaaagaagaaggaaaaccaGCTGATACTAACGCTCCTGCTGTTGTCAAGAAGAAG CTGGTGGATGAAAGAAATTGA